A genomic region of Saccopteryx bilineata isolate mSacBil1 chromosome 1, mSacBil1_pri_phased_curated, whole genome shotgun sequence contains the following coding sequences:
- the RASSF8 gene encoding ras association domain-containing protein 8, translated as MELKVWVDGVQRIVCGVTEVTTCQEVVIALAQAIGRTGRYTLIEKWRDTERHLAPHENPIISLNKWGQYASDVQLILRRTGPSLSERPTSDGMARIPERTLYRQSLPPLAKLRPPVDRSIKRREPKRKSLTFTGGAKGLMDIFGKGKETEFKQKVLNNCRANTDELRKLIRLQTEKLQSIEKELKSNEIEIQFWEQKYNSSLEEEIVRLEQKIKRNDVEIEEEEFWENELQIEQENEKQLKDQLQEIRQKITECESKLKDYLAQIQTIESGLEAEKLQREVQEAQVNEEEVKGKIGKVKGEIDIQGQQSLRLENGIKAVERSLGQATKRLQDKEQELEQLTKELRQVNLQQFIQQTGTKVTVLPAEPVEVDASHADTAREVSFQSGSLKRPGSSRQLPSNLRILQNPISSGFNPEGIYV; from the exons ATGGAACTAAAAGTATGGGTGGATGGAGTGCAGAGGATCGTTTGTGGGGTCACCGAAGTCACAACTTGCCAAGAGGTTGTAATAGCCTTAGCTCAAGCGATAG gtcGAACTGGAAGGTACACTCTAATAGAAAAATGGAGAGATACTGAAAGGCATTTGGCACCTCATGAAAATCCCATAATCTCCTTAAACAAGTGGGGTCAGTATGCGAGCGATGTCCAGCTCATCTTGCGCCGCACGGGGCCATCTCTCAGTGAGCGCCCCACTTCCGACGGCATGGCTCGGATTCCCGAAAGAACTCTCTACAGGCAGAGTCTGCCCCCCTTAGCTAAACTGAGGCCTCCGGTCGACAGATCAATCAAGCGGAGAGAACCTAAGAGGAAATCGTTAACATTTACAGGCGGTGCCAAAGGGTTAATGGACATTTTTGGAAAAGGTAAAGAAACTGAGTTTAAGCAAAAGGTGCTGAATAACTGCAGAGCGAACACGGATGAGCTAAGGAAGCTGATCCGCTTGCAGACGGAGAAGCTTCAGTCCATCGAGAAAGAGCtaaaatcaaatgaaatagaaatacaatTTTGGGAGCAAAAATATAATTCTAGCCTTGAAGAGGAAATTGTCCGCCTGGAGCAGAAGATCAAAAGAAATGATGTagaaattgaagaggaagaaTTTTGGGAAAATGAATTACAGATTgaacaggaaaatgaaaaacagcTGAAGGATCAACTTCAAGAAATAAGGCAGAAAATAACAGAATGTGAGAGCAAATTAAAGGACTATTTGGCTCAGATCCAGACTATAGAAAGTGGTCTTGAGGCAGAAAAATTGCAACGGGAAGTCCAGGAGGCCCAAGTCAATGAAGAAGAGGTTAAAGGAAAGATCGGTAAGGTCAAAGGTGAAATTGACATTCAAGGCCAGCAAAGTCTGAGGCTGGAAAATGGCATTAAAGCTGTGGAAAGATCTCTTGGGCAAGCCACCAAACGATTACAG GACAAAGAACAAGAACTGGAGCAGCTGACCAAGGAGCTGCGACAGGTCAATCTCCAGCAGTTTATCCAGCAGACAGGGACAAAGGTGACTGTGCTGCCTGCGGAGCCCGTGGAGGTCGACGCCTCGCATGCAGACACGGCAAGGG AGGTGTCGTTCCAGTCTGGGTCCCTGAAGCGGCCTGGTTCGTCACGGCAGCTCCCCAGTAATCTTCGAATCCTGCAGAACCCTATCTCATCTGGTTTTAATCCTGAAGGTATCTATGTATAA